A region from the Geotrypetes seraphini chromosome 10, aGeoSer1.1, whole genome shotgun sequence genome encodes:
- the COPRS gene encoding coordinator of PRMT5 and differentiation stimulator isoform X2 codes for MMWKPQREYLQKEAQSSTDGNFCWPKHYGSLIGNLESAGDVPNCDTASDTQDCDESMDEYDEDDIDDLDVDFGDCDPAITFIPEARMDMEYEKEDWDKELTVDDPYGNMKGRAGTQKFSSSLSRSAAAAACQPGCTTGYLSLQSSGGFQRRIYAGPPGNKQTLKILTLIFSQKIWWQPA; via the exons ATGATGTGGAAACCCCAAAGAG AATATTTACAAAAGGAAGCTCAAAGCAGTACGGATGGAAATTTTTGCTGGCCTAAGCATTATGGAAGTCTGATTGGGAACTTGGAAAGTGCTGGGGATGTGCCAAATTGTGACACAGCCTCAGACACCCAGGATTGTGATGAAAGTATGGATGAGTATGACGAAGATGACATTGATGACTTAGATGTGGACTTTGGAGACTGTGATCCTGCCATTACCTTCATCCCTGAAGCGAGAATGGACATGGAGTATGAAAAAGAAGATTGGGATAAGGAACTCACTGTTGATGACCCttatg GGAATATGAAGGGAAGGGCTGGCACTCAGAAATTTTCCAG cagcctatcaaggagcgctgctgctgctgcttgccaGCCCGGGTGCACCACTGGCTACTTATCTTTACaatcttctggaggatttcagCGCAGGAtatacgctggaccaccagggaacaaacaG ACCTTGAAGATATTGACCCTGATTTTCAGCCAAAAGATTTGGTGGCAGCCAGCATAG
- the COPRS gene encoding coordinator of PRMT5 and differentiation stimulator isoform X1: MMWKPQRVLFSLLFTAEYLQKEAQSSTDGNFCWPKHYGSLIGNLESAGDVPNCDTASDTQDCDESMDEYDEDDIDDLDVDFGDCDPAITFIPEARMDMEYEKEDWDKELTVDDPYGNMKGRAGTQKFSSSLSRSAAAAACQPGCTTGYLSLQSSGGFQRRIYAGPPGNKQTLKILTLIFSQKIWWQPA, translated from the exons ATGATGTGGAAACCCCAAAGAG TTCTCTTTTCACTTCTCTTCACTGCAGAATATTTACAAAAGGAAGCTCAAAGCAGTACGGATGGAAATTTTTGCTGGCCTAAGCATTATGGAAGTCTGATTGGGAACTTGGAAAGTGCTGGGGATGTGCCAAATTGTGACACAGCCTCAGACACCCAGGATTGTGATGAAAGTATGGATGAGTATGACGAAGATGACATTGATGACTTAGATGTGGACTTTGGAGACTGTGATCCTGCCATTACCTTCATCCCTGAAGCGAGAATGGACATGGAGTATGAAAAAGAAGATTGGGATAAGGAACTCACTGTTGATGACCCttatg GGAATATGAAGGGAAGGGCTGGCACTCAGAAATTTTCCAG cagcctatcaaggagcgctgctgctgctgcttgccaGCCCGGGTGCACCACTGGCTACTTATCTTTACaatcttctggaggatttcagCGCAGGAtatacgctggaccaccagggaacaaacaG ACCTTGAAGATATTGACCCTGATTTTCAGCCAAAAGATTTGGTGGCAGCCAGCATAG
- the COPRS gene encoding coordinator of PRMT5 and differentiation stimulator isoform X3 has protein sequence MMWKPQRVLFSLLFTAEYLQKEAQSSTDGNFCWPKHYGSLIGNLESAGDVPNCDTASDTQDCDESMDEYDEDDIDDLDVDFGDCDPAITFIPEARMDMEYEKEDWDKELTVDDPYDLEDIDPDFQPKDLVAASIEQEDSSMYVPSWHHAAPLITTVAVVACETGQFDDVDS, from the exons ATGATGTGGAAACCCCAAAGAG TTCTCTTTTCACTTCTCTTCACTGCAGAATATTTACAAAAGGAAGCTCAAAGCAGTACGGATGGAAATTTTTGCTGGCCTAAGCATTATGGAAGTCTGATTGGGAACTTGGAAAGTGCTGGGGATGTGCCAAATTGTGACACAGCCTCAGACACCCAGGATTGTGATGAAAGTATGGATGAGTATGACGAAGATGACATTGATGACTTAGATGTGGACTTTGGAGACTGTGATCCTGCCATTACCTTCATCCCTGAAGCGAGAATGGACATGGAGTATGAAAAAGAAGATTGGGATAAGGAACTCACTGTTGATGACCCttatg ACCTTGAAGATATTGACCCTGATTTTCAGCCAAAAGATTTGGTGGCAGCCAGCATAGAGCAGGAAGACTCCTCCATGTATGTTCCTAGTTGGCACCATGCAGCGCCATTGATAACGACTGTGGCCGTCGTTGCTTGTGAGACAGGACAGTTTGATGACGTGGATTCCTGA